A region from the Vicia villosa cultivar HV-30 ecotype Madison, WI linkage group LG3, Vvil1.0, whole genome shotgun sequence genome encodes:
- the LOC131659497 gene encoding F-box/FBD/LRR-repeat protein At1g16930-like — protein MKTENHIHNKDRLSDLPDSLILHILSFLNIKQAIHTCVLSSRWKNLWKYVPTLTLIGSQFATVEIFTEFVSRILSLRDNSTELHTLELRRHKVMEPFLLETILKYAVSHNVQRLDIGVTCEIQHFPTCLLSCRTLTYLDLYVSHPTVYGTTILFPSSLDMPVLTSLGLWHFAFSVGNDGRADPFSALTSLKSLNIVYCEVVNEQKLCISSTKLVNLYIYMVHYAPKTYFGIELSAPNLCTFVFSGIPVQKLCWSKRDLSSIKRVSIDIIEFWKSQETSLVLLDWLFELVNMESLIVSSTTLQVLSLVPNLLFELPSLCNLKSLRVEKKQISSIPDEIVDILIQNSPSPKPGVLLVRNKAVYEEIEGPLMDLQL, from the exons CAAAGATAGGCTCAGTGATTTGCCTGATAGTCTTATACTTCACATACTCTCTTTTTTGAACATCAAACAAGCTATTCACACTTGTGTTCTCTCCTCAAGATGGAAGAATCTCTGGAAGTATGTTCCCACTCTTACATTAATTGGCTCACAATTTGCCACTGTCGAGATTTTCACCGAATTCGTCTCTCGGATCTTGTCTCTTCGCGATAACTCAACCGAACTCCACACTCTAGAACTTCGCCGCCATAAAGTCATGGAGCCTTTCCTGCTTGAAACAATTCTAAAATACGCGGTTTCACACAATGTCCAACGATTAGATATCGGTGTTACATGTGAGATTCAACACTTTCCGACTTGTTTATTGTCATGTCGCACTTTAACATATCTTGATCTTTATGTTAGTCATCCTACGGTTTACGGTACAACCATATTGTTTCCTAGTTCTTTGGATATGCCAGTATTAACCAGCTTGGGTCTATGGCACTTTGCCTTTTCGGTTGGCAATGATGGTCGCGCCGATCCGTTTTCTGCATTAAcgagtttgaaaagtttgaatatTGTGTATTGTGAAGTTGTGAATGAACAAAAACTTTGCATTTCAAGTACTAAGCTTgtcaatttatatatatacatggTTCATTACGCACCTAAAACCTATTTCGGAATCGAGCTATCTGCTCCAAATCTTTGTACCTTTGTTTTTAGTGGTATTCCTGTTCAGAAACTCTGTTGGAGCAAGCGAGATCTCTCTTCTATCAAACGAGTAAGTATTGATATAATAGAATTTTGGAAATCACAAGAGACTTCATTGGTTCTACTCGATTGGCTGTTTGAACTTGTTAATATGGAATCGTTAATCGTCTCTTCAACTACTCTTCAG GTTCTTTCCTTAGTTCCGAATTTATTGTTTGAGCTCCCTTCCTTGTGTAATTTGAAGTCACTCAGGGTAGAAAAGAAACAAATTTCATCGATACCAGATGAAATAGTGGACATTTTGATTCAAAACTCGCCTTCACCAAAG CCTGGAGTACTCTTGGTCAGGAATAAAGCAGTTTATGAAGAAATTGAAGGCCCCCTAATGGATTTACAACTATGA